Proteins from a genomic interval of Plasmodium reichenowi strain SY57 chromosome 11, whole genome shotgun sequence:
- a CDS encoding hypothetical protein (conserved Plasmodium protein, unknown function), translating into MDKFKICKKRILGSLKKNKFIKKKYEKFKERKDYVENDFITNSIIKYLNKEKYENKTKKVEINEFIGEDENLKVKLYGKEDIKEEDIIKRCLFCDKDNKILEQLSYRILYDVMKKCIDHENVLMKIEELGFTADNIKDEKDENVNICSKYKVDTFLDYIYKNLNVIKFSKNFQGLCKFIYLIKSVIFIIPYVYKVKFLFLFCSLFNIYQKEYESGKQNDTNIHNKNNKKEYSNLINIVDEDEFFTLYFELINQLINLKDNYNSYDENYKIFNYFVLRWILIFFKNKNQFFLSQKKMSSLIKSKYVILLFSLLKNLHESSNTLGNFDISTNEKDILLSVNKNNGHMLNQSYNNMSNNEPFLTQNINESNYINNMYNNNMNNYSYDDNMNDINLLDKLILNVSNKKNKENQININKSVLNDKIYNNISFLKNMIVTFYDKVDMNIEKEIKEVKDNMNELTQNIFINVYNILNCTHLIHKHMILLYFSFNFLKMSSYEYSYFIVVNAFNILNNLLTVQNFVIHPLLFLCIQEVLTFYENIIIHLYKEKGNELNEEFYIFVQKFNNKHKNIYSKLIRRIWSLYMLIISDDYVKNSSNKEDMKINVEQSVYGKSYFQMKHDQQMDIQLDGQTNGQMNGQIHEHNNYIQNNNITGIIKLVDLDFSNEYKSFLLNNINNTYRISLINCLCLSYRILGLEYFLDEYFFFTHKELLAKDIFLLNKIIKDSNKLYYGGNFKFLMNFFYPLLIFYIDLYQKEEEHTIKKKQYMVYIKNVLNHFSSSLNDCMNLYYFLSTNIEDLYVLIAKFINCNDFNLLPNFIHFFQRLFLSTIKLNEGEKKMIFLLSNEKENKIKNTQCKYTQINIQKNIYFLNQIADNLLKLFIPRFISVVSYSFEQKFISNINNNNNNNNNNSNSNINVHMVVGTFSNLIHLCLYFSKDTDFNEMLTILEQLILRNEIEKEIFSLISLLTSIKIFIPFFSLHQINMCSVYYQKLIHMINVIYEMKSTNINKLNKKKSNRKQMKSILVSEKLYCQNMKTLRDCTSVNNNNNNNNEIDTLLTNQETINSISLKDIDNVTGSKKKNTKGRNNEVFIKNKKGVIKSAFKKKRNQTLLHADKLKNIKIKKGLKEDMEKLKFVRILLFDNIAVLFKYFGNILLKKNTRLVTSQSNDDNIIHENTNNDNLNNSDINISTSLNNNKNVYPKKDDNHLNKNELSILNGIYVDNKILEQNLPTLMRKESILQFFENITHYNINKYIKKFYFYLNSLTFYLKECKKLDVSYTKPLFYEILPIIMKSLFFINKKVTSKLKKNELFKHLVDIGRSNIKEFLFHVTPGLVLEEANCKKISTYILYLLIKNYKIEYEYQVQLFSICLILSNASEKNLLKVFIKYLLTCIYVFNEDIILNNMKELMKLINNISQNKAYVFLIEKILFKLYQLLEHDDFINYLSKSSRKIFNNMIKKNKVTKKIINDEEDVDTFNVKDGKYKKSITNEKKNLKKVKNGYISSSSSCGGESSIVSDNISTQFSSDQDDEENLNEDINRLNIKINGTSTKDKANKMMSMKKMKKSTKCKNNNALTKFLEGLHKYRGEKETLFVKDILDELHLSKKQQQNKMRGKKNKNTKAIKYNPYIIDLLHDLQKSTLKKKYNNLNVSYTNQNEIKELFGDKFFMKQQKNKSKSKSKSNMKQDDYYTDSDQEENVQMNTDGKIIIRLDDDNTFSNNKKKKNHDEISQKYNDICEKQNIHNKFKLYNNKSKKNKSKNDHFITAHKNIYKSKKGKGDIIKKNKLLPYSYVALKPVMTSQKYSAKTLKAFKSIKSNSKKKGKNK; encoded by the coding sequence atggATAAGTTTAAAATTTGTAAGAAAAGGATCTTGGGAAGtttgaagaaaaataaatttattaaaaagaaatatgaGAAATTTAAGGAAAGGAAAGATTATGTAGAAAATGATTTTATTACGAATtcaataataaaatatcttaataaagagaaatatgaaaataaaacGAAGAAAGTCGAAATTAATGAATTTATAGGTGAGGatgaaaatttaaaagTAAAGTTATATGGAaaagaagatataaaagaaGAGGATATCATAAAACGTTGTTTATTTTGTGATAAAGATAACAAAATATTGGAACAATTAAGTTATCGAATTCTATATGATGTTATGAAAAAATGTATAGATCATGAAAATGTTTTAATGAAAATTGAAGAATTAGGTTTTACTGctgataatataaaagatgaaaaagatgaaaatgttaatatttgttcaaaatataaagtaGATACCTTTTtagattatatatataaaaatttaaatgttataaaatttaGTAAGAATTTTCAAGGTTTAtgtaaatttatttatctaataaaatcagttatatttattattccATATGTGTACAAAGTGaagtttttatttttgttctgttctctttttaatatataccaaaaagaatatgaaagtggaaaacaaaatgatacaaacattcataataaaaataataaaaaagaatatagcaatttaataaatattgtagatgaagatgaattttttactctatattttgaattaattaatcagcttattaatttaaaggataattataattcttatgatgaaaattataaaattttcaattattttgttttacgatggattttaatattttttaagaataaaaatcaGTTTTTCCTTtcccaaaaaaaaatgagctctttaattaaatcaaaatatgtaattttattattttcgttattaaaaaatttacatgAAAGTTCAAATACGTTAGGAAATTTTGATATTTCTACAAATGAAAaggatatattattaagtgttaataaaaataatggaCACATGTTAAATCAATcctataataatatgagtAACAATGAGCCATTTTTAACCcaaaatattaatgaaagtaattatataaataatatgtataataataatatgaataattatagttatgatgataatatgaatgatataaatttattgGATAAGCTAATTCTAAACGTATCGAATAAAAAGAACAAGGAAAAccaaattaatattaataaaagtgtattaaatgataaaatatataataatatatcatttttaaaaaatatgattgTAACGTTTTATGATAAAGTGGATATGAATATAGAAAAGGAAATTAAAGAAGTAAAagataatatgaatgagttaacacaaaatatatttataaatgtttataatatattaaactGTACACATTTGATACATAAACACATgattcttttatatttttcttttaattttttaaagatgtcttcatatgaatattcttattttattgttgTCAATGCTTTTAATATacttaataatttattaactGTTCAAAATTTTGTAATACATCCATTACTATTCTTATGTATCCAAGAAGTGTTAACgttttatgaaaatatcattattcatttatataaagaaaaaggtaatgaattaaatgaggagttttatatatttgtacaaaagtttaataataagcataaaaatatttattcaaaATTAATTAGAAGAATATGGagtttatatatgttaataatatctGATGATTATGTGAAAAATAGTTCTAATAAAGAGgatatgaaaataaatgttGAACAATCTGTTTATGGTAAATCATATTTTCAAATGAAACATGATCAACAAATGGATATACAACTAGACGGACAAACGAATGGGCAAATGAATGGGCAAATTCatgaacataataattatattcaaaataataatataactGGTATAATTAAATTAGTCGATTTAGATTTCTCAAACGAATACAAATCCTTTTtattgaataatataaataatacatatcGAATCTCTTTAATAAATTGTCTATGTCTATCCTACCGTATTTTAGGGttagaatattttttggatgagtactttttttttactcataaagaattattagCAAAAgatatctttttattaaataaaattattaaagatagtaacaaattatattatggtggcaattttaaattcttgatgaattttttttatcccctattaattttttacatagatttatatcaaaaagaagaagaacatacaataaaaaaaaagcaatacatggtatatataaaaaatgtattaaatCACTTTTCTTCATCTTTAAATGATTGtatgaatttatattattttttatctaCTAATATAGAAgatttatatgtattaatagccaaatttataaattgtaatgattttaatttgttaccaaattttattcatttttttcaaagGCTTTTTTTGTCAAccataaaattaaatgaaggagaaaaaaaaatgatatttcttttatcaAATGAGAAGgaaaacaaaattaaaaatacacaatgtaaatatacacaaataaatattcaaaaaaatatttatttcttaaatCAAATAGCagataatttattaaaactTTTTATACCTAGATTTATATCAGTAGTATCATATAGTTTTGAACAGAAATTTatatcaaatataaataataataataataataataataataatagtaatagtaatataaatgtacaTATGGTAGTAGGTACATTTTCAAATCTTATACATTTATGTCTATACTTTTCTAAAGATACCGATTTTAATGAAATGCTAACCATACTAGAACAACTTATATTAAGAAACGAAATTGAAAAGGAGATATTTTCCTTAATTAGTTTGTTGACttctataaaaatatttataccATTTTTTAGCTTGCATCAAATTAATATGTGCTCTGTATATTATCAAAAATTGATACATATGATAAATGTTATTTATGAAATGAAATCTactaatataaataaattaaataaaaaaaaaagtaacCGTAAACAAATGAAAAGTATTCTTGTGTCAGAAAAATTGTATTGTCAAAATATGAAGACACTAAGAGATTGTACCAgtgttaataataataataataataataatgaaatagATACTTTATTAACAAATCAAGAAACAATAAATTCGATATCTTTAAAAGATATTGATAATGTTACTGgttccaaaaaaaaaaatacaaagggaagaaataatgaagtgttcataaaaaacaaaaaaggAGTAATTAAAAGCgcatttaaaaaaaagaggaATCAAACATTATTACATGCagataaattaaaaaatattaaaattaagaAAGGTTTAAAAGAAGATATGGAAAAATTGAAATTTGTAAGAATTTTGTTATTTGACAATATAGCTGTTTtgtttaaatattttgGAAATAtccttttaaaaaaaaatacaagaTTGGTTACATCACAAAgtaatgatgataatataatacatgaaaatacaaataatgacaatttaaataattctgatataaatatttcaacatcgctaaataataataagaatgtATATCCaaaaaaagatgataatcatctaaataaaaatgaattatcCATTTTGAATGGTATATATgtagataataaaatattagaaCAAAATTTACCAACATTAATGAGAAAAGAAAGCATTCTTcaattttttgaaaatattacccattataatataaacaaatatattaagaaattttatttctatttgAATAGtttaacattttatttaaaagaatgTAAGAAATTAGATGTGTCTTATACAAAGCCTTTGTTTTATGAAATTCTACCTATCATAATGAAATcgttattttttataaataagaaGGTTACAAGCaaactaaaaaaaaatgaattatttaaacATTTAGTAGATATAGGAAGAAGTAATATTAAAGAATTTCTCTTTCATGTTACCCCTGGATTAGTTTTAGAAGAAGCGaattgtaaaaaaatatctacatatattttatatttattaataaaaaattataaaattgaaTATGAATATCAGGTGCAACTTTTCAGtatatgtttaatattATCGAATGCAAGTGAAaagaatttattaaaagtttttataaaatatttattgacatgtatatatgtttttaatgaagatattatattaaacaaTATGAAAGAATTAATGAAActtattaataatatatcacaAAATAAGGCTTATGTGTTTttaattgaaaaaatactttttaaattatacCAACTTTTAGAACATGAcgattttataaattacTTATCTAAATCAAgtagaaaaatatttaataatatgatcAAAAAGAATAAAGTTACCAAAAAGATAATCaatgatgaagaagatgTTGATACATTTAATGTTAAAGATGGaaagtataaaaaaagcattacaaatgaaaagaaaaatttgAAGAAAGTTAAAAATGGTTATATATCTTCATCGTCATCATGTGGTGGTGAATCTTCTATTGTATCCGATAATATATCTACACAGTTTTCATCAGATCAggatgatgaagaaaatttaaatgaagatataaataggttgaatataaaaataaatggaACATCAACTAAAGATAAAGCAAATAAAATGATGTcaatgaaaaaaatgaagaaaagTACAAAgtgtaaaaataataatgcCCTTACCAAATTTTTGGAAGgtttacataaatatagGGGTGAAAAAGAAACACTCTTTGTTAAAGATATTTTAGATGAACTTCATTTAAGTAAAAAACAACAACAGAATAAAATGAGaggtaaaaaaaataaaaatactaAAGCAATAAAATACAATCCTTATATTATCGACTTATTACATGATTTACAAAAATCAActttaaagaaaaaatataataatctAAATGTGTCTTATACAAatcaaaatgaaattaaagaattatttggtgataaattttttatgaagcaacaaaaaaataaatctaAATCTAAATCTAAATCAAATATGAAACAAGATGATTATTATACCGATTCGGATCAAGAAGAAAATGTACAAATGAATACCGAtggaaaaattattattcgtttagatgatgataatactttttcaaataacaaaaagaaaaaaaatcatGATGAAATTAGTCagaaatataatgatatatgtgaaaaacaaaatatacataacaAATTTAAactttataataataaatccaagaaaaataaatcaaagAATGATCACTTTATTACAgcacataaaaatatatataagtcTAAAAAAGGTAAAGGagatattattaaaaagaataaacTATTACCTTATTCCTATGTAGCTCTTAAACCTGTTATGACAAGTCAGAAATATAGTGCCAAAACTCTTAAGGCATTTAAATCAATTAAAAgtaattcaaaaaaaaaggggaaaaataaataa